TGGAGTTCGTGCCCGCCGGAACACCGGTGCGGGTGACCCGCGTCGAAGGCGCGCGGATCTTCGTGCGCCCCGACACCGACCCGGTCCAGGAGTAAAACACCATGGTGGCCAGCGTCTTCGTCGGCGTGATCGCGATCGCGATCTTGATCGCGATCGTCGTCTTCCTGTACTACTTCCCGCTGGGCTTGTGGATCCGTACGGTGGCCGCGGGCGTGCCGCTCTCGATCGTCT
This genomic stretch from Candidatus Eremiobacterota bacterium harbors:
- a CDS encoding NfeD family protein, producing the protein EFVPAGTPVRVTRVEGARIFVRPDTDPVQE